In Capra hircus breed San Clemente chromosome 5, ASM170441v1, whole genome shotgun sequence, the DNA window TCTGCCCTGATGACCTCTCTGTTTTcatctcctccttctctttcttgatCATCTTGCTCCAGCCACACTAATCTCCATCCTGTTCCTCAGTCTCTCCAAATTCTTTTCTGCTTTGGAGCTATGCTGTCCCCGCTGACTAGGCCATCTTACCCCAGCTCTTTGCCCAACTGAACCCTTATCAAATGTCAAATCTCAATTCAACCCTCATCTCCTTAGAGACCTTTGTGATAACTCTCACCTATTATAGCTACTATGCTGTATTTAGTATAGTCCATCACATTTTGTATCAGAAAATACAATCTTTCAGGGGAAATACAGTAGGTTAATGCTCATTAAGCAAGATCACAAATGAACAGGGGGGACTCTTGTCCCCTGAGAGTGTATGAAGACTATCAAACACTCGGGGCCAGAGGGCCCAACCTCCCATCTAACACTTGAATCGCCTGGCAATGTTCATGTGAGGAGTACTTGACACCTCCACTGAGGGGGTCCCACCTAGCTGCTAGACAGCTTTGAAATTGTACTTTTCTTATTCAGAACTGCATTATGTTTCTTTAGAGCTATTACACTTCTGTGTCCCTCCAAGGAAGCATGAAACAAATAGAAACTGTCTTTTAGAGGACAGTCTTTTTGGTTTCTCAAGGCAGCTCTCACACCCTCAAACGCCCAGCTTTTCCTGTAGGCTTGTCCTCCCATCTTCAGGGCTTCTCTGAAGGTGCTTCCGCGGGTCGTCTTACCTCCCAGGGCCAACAGCTCCCTCCAGCAATCCGGGCGTGGTGGGGCTGACTGGAAGGGCACTCCTTCTCCCAGGgcccaactctctctctctttggcctCTGCTTTCTAGAGCCGCGGTCCACAACTCTCCATCCTTTCGTTAGACATCAACCTCCCGGCCCCTTCTATACGCCACATCTCTCCGGCTGGAGAGAGCTCCTCAACATCGTCTCCCCATATTGTGCCTAGCACAGGCCTGCCACAGAGTAGTTTCTCTAAAACCACTGGTGGAATCAAACAGTCTGCAAGTGGTCCTGGGAAACTCTCAGAGTCCTAGATCTCTAGCAAGGCGGCAAGATTTGGAAGCCGAAATCTAGTAGCTGCGCGGCCCCACCCTCCGGCCCACCCCCTCCCAAGGTTGCCTCACCTAGCCGCTCAGGCTATCTCGCGCCAAGTCTCGCCTTTCCCTTTAATCACTTCCTCCAACTTGGGGCCTATAATACCTGATGTCTCCCAACAAGGTGTTTCAATTAGGAAAGACTTTAATTTCGGCTGATAACAAAATGGTAATATCTTCGCTACCATGGCCACGCCCCTTTACTTACGCAGTCGGGGCGAACCGGAAGGGATTGCTCAACCCTTAGTTCGCAGACCCGGAAGTAGACGGACCTCACGGAAGCCGGCCTTGGCCCTGCGGCTGCTGCCGTCGCCGCGGAGAAAGTGTTGGAACTGGCAGCCTAGGAATGGTGAGACTTCGCGGTTCGCCTTTGAGGGTTCTGAGGAGAGTTGGGGGTGAAATGGGGTTTCCCAGAGTGCTGCCGGGTACGATCCCCCCCAGGTTTGGGGCCCCGCCCCGGTAGCGCCCCGAAAATCTGCGCATGCGTGGGCCGGACCGGGCCAGAATCTGGTCCGATAAGTTACGCATGCGCAAAGGTAGCTTGCCAAAGGTGGGGTGAGAATTAGCCTGGGAGTTGACTACCTTACCCCGCCACCGGCCCCTGGGGCTTGAATCAAGGCTCCGAGAACATCAGGGTTCATCCGGTGCCTTGCTTTTGAGTTGCAGGATTTTTACCACTTCTATCCCGAGCCCCTGAAACAGACCCGGACAAATTCCCTACTTTGGGTGTGCTTTTGGCGGGGAGAACGAAGGGCGGAGGGCCAGAAAAGGAAGGGGGCGCAGACCCTGCCTCAGTGTAACGGCGGCATCGGGCTCTTCACCCTTTCCCCACCCAAGTGGCTAAATTCCCAACTGTATCCGATGGAGCGGTTTGACGAGCGCACCTGCGGGTAGGGCTGGAGCGCTTCCTGGTCAGAAGCGTCCCTGATCAGGAGGGGAGGGACCGGAGAGTCCCCAGAACCTGAGTTCTCCGGTCTTAGGCGAGGGTCCCCCAGACGGTGGTTGATGTTTGCTCAGTGACCAAGCCGCGTTTTTTAACTTCCACGAAGTAACGCCCTCTAAATCTTCAGCCAAcgcttcaaatgaaaaaaaaaaaaaaggtaaactgGTTGGAGTcccatctccttttcctttcccgTGCTTTGGACTGGGAGGAGAGCCGAGTGGGCAGCTGACGAAGCAAAAGAATCCTTTGTTTCTTGCTAGTTTGGAGTCAAGGCCCTTCACCTAGGGGCTGTTAGTAGAATTAGAGGCGTTTGTGAACTTCCTAAAATGTGTACATTTTTCTAGGGTTCCTAGCTTTTATCACTGTCTCAGAGATGTTGGTGACCTTCAAAGGGCCACTGGTTTGTTAGGGTCATATTGGCAGAATATATTGTGTCTCTTCTGGTGTTTTCGCTAGCTTATGGGATGCTGAGGACCAGTTCCAGTATAAGGAGGTGAGGTTGGCCAGATGGAAATCTGAGCCTCAGGAAGCCTCATTTCTCCTTTGCAGAATCTCCTCTTGGCCTCTAAGCTCACCTGGTCAGAATCCTTGGATGAGCCTGTGGGACCCTTCCTTCTAGCCCTGTGGTTTGGAACCAGTGGCTTTGGGACTGTAAGAGGATGGACAAAGGTAGTATGAGGCCGGGCCAGCTCCCCAAACGCTCAGGCGCCAAGCATCTGCTGATTCCACCCCGTGCCTGGCACGTGTGTCTTTCGGTCCTGGCTGGGCATTGCCACCTCCCCCTGGGCCAGCACCACCCACGTACCTCTCGGCAGAGGCCACAATTGACTGACTTTCTGTTGAGCTGCTGCTCTTTGGCATGGCTGCATTTTGATGGCAGAGGGAGCAGTTATGCCCAGAGCCCGGTGTGTCGGCATCACCAGTCTGACCTGAGCACCATGTGCTGCACGACATGACACGTGGCACCGGGAGAACTGCCCAGCGTGGAAGGTCTGGGCccagatgggactggatggccaAGGAACTCCCACCTTAAAACCTCAAATGtgaaggaggcaggggagggaccGAGGGCTGGCTGGGAAAGGGGGGCTGAGGAGGGGTCCCTTGTGCAGAGGCTCAAGGCTCTGCTTGGCAATTAGGAGCTCTGACTTCACCACTTCTCTTTTTTCTAGATTCTCAGGGGCTGCTAGATTCATCCCTGATGGCATCGGGCACTGCCAGCCGCTCAGAGGATGAGGAGTCACTGGCAGGGCAGAAGCGGGCCTCCTCTCAGGCCTTGGGGACCATCCCTAAACGGAGAAGCTCCTCTAGGTAATAAGGGTTTGAAGGGCCAGAAACGGAGACTGCGGCATGCCTTTACCCCCGCACCCCTCTGGGGCCTGCGCTGGCAGAAACTTGTGCTTTTCCTGACCTTACTAAGTCCCTCTCCTTGAGACTGAGCAAGGGAGGGAGATCTTAGGTCTTTGATGTGAGGTCTTTGTAGTGTGGTTCCCTGTCATCTCAGAGGGTTGGCACATAGAGGTTCCACGCCTCGACCACTGAGCCAGAGCAGTGAGCACTCTGACTGCTGGGAACCTGCTCTCCTTTGGAGGCTGGGTGTGGGTGAGTGGGTACTGGGGGTGGGGCATGGAGAGCTCACTGAGTAGGACTCTTCACAGGTTCATCAAGAGGAAGAAGTTCGATGATGAGCTGGTGGAGAGCAGCCTGGCTAAGTCCTCTACCCGGGCGAAGGGGGCCAGTGGGGTCGAACCAGGGCGCTGTTCAGGGAGCGAACCTTCCTCCAGTGAGAAGAAGAAGGTGAGGATTGGGAGAATGGGGAGTAACAGGGGATGGGGGCCAGCGCCAGATTTCGTGTTTCCCCACAACCTTCGCCAGCTGGCAAGAGCCCTGCAAAGGAGGCCTGTGAGAGGATCAAGCCGCCCCAGCCCCAACCTCAGATGCCTCCCTCCTGGGAGCCCATCTCACTATTCCCCCTTTCttccccccccaccgccccccccaccgCCCTGTCAGCGCATCCTGTATCACATTCTGTGTGGGAGGCACAGAGCGTGCATCTATTCTGGGAGCAGACAGCCTGTTCCCAGCATTGCTGGGTGTAAAAATAACCCCCAGGTGGCATTGCTCTGGCCCCAGACACTGTACCAGCAAGCGTGTTTCCCTGGtatcctccccacccaccctccactCCAGGGTTGGGGGCACCATCAGTAAAAGAAGACCCCACATGGTCTAGGACTATGTAGAAATACTTTGATGGGGGCGGGAATGGGGAGGGGCTGGTATTagaaagctgagctccctgcctgTGGCTTCTTGTTGGGTGGGGCTGTACAAAGCTCTGGGTCTAAAGCCCAGGCTGCCCTGGTGCCAACTCTGAGCTCACTCTGCTCCTGCCCTCTGCCCAGGTGTCCAAGACCCCTAGCACACCTGTGCCGCCCAGCCCTGCCTCAGCCCCTGGACTCACTAAGCGTGTGAAGAAGAGCAAACAGCCGCTGCAGGTGACCAAGGACCTGGGCCGCTGGAAGCCTGCGGACGACCTCCTGCTCATCAATGCTGTGTTACAGGTAGTGCTTCCTGCCACAGGGGTCTTATTCCCTTTTCCTCACCACTTCCAGTTCTCAGCCCCCAGGTAGCCTGGCAGTGTCTGGAGGTGGCTCGGGAGGGTATTTCCCAGTTTCAGGGCTAGAACAAACTGCTCTGGGGTCTTGCAGACCAATGACCTGACATCTGTCCACCTGGGTGTGAAGTTCAGCTGCCGCTTCACCCTGCGGGAAGTCCAGGAGCGCTGGTACGCTCTGCTCTACGATCCTGTCATCTCCAAGTGAGTGAGCTGGCCCCAGTGGCGGCACGGTACTGGGGACACCAGGATTTGGTTCTTGAACAGAAAGAATTTTACAAgaggggctgggaggcagggctCCCTGGGGCCTGGTATTCTCTGAGATGATACCAAGACCTCCCAGGCTTTGGAGGGAAGCTTTTTCCCTGATATCAACCTTGCTAGTCCAGGCTGGATGCTGAGAACAAGGGCCTAGAAGCCGAGGAAGCAGCACTAGAGAAAACACCAGAATGAGTTCTGGGAGCCCTGTCCTACTGCCTTATGCATGGTGGTTTAGGGCGGTCACCTTCCAGCTTTCCCACACTGACCTCCCACAGTTTTTTCTTTCGTAAGAAGTAGTTGGAACAGAAGAACACCAGGGTCCCTTCCAGTTTTAGCAGTCTGAGTTCCAGATATACCTGTGCacgcacacaacacacacacttcCTCCTTGGGCACCTCGTTTGACGTTATCAGAATAATGCTTAACATCCATCTTCTACTCCACAGACACTGGTGCCACTTAAGCTATAGCCACAGCCCTGATACACCAGGAAATGGGCAGGGTGTGGTTTGGTGTCTAGTGGGTGGCCGCTTTAGTCAAGTAAGGGCGAAGGTCTTGGGGCGGGAGCAGCAACTGGTCTTAGGATCACCCTCAGGACTGGCCTCTAGGCAGCTGTGCCCTTGAGTCTCTTCACAGGGTTGAGCACAGGagcctgagttttctgaattgcCTGTTCATGTTTTTGACAAACCCACGAGGCCACCGGTGCCTTGCTCATCACCCTCGGTCCCTTCTGTTGAGGGCTTGGATCTTTGAGTTGTGGATTGCAGAGGCCTTCAGGCTTTGGAGAAGTAGGAACCCCAGATTGCTTGACACCCTGTCTTCAACCCTGCCCTGCTCTCTGTCTCCCTTCTTCCCAGGCTGGCCTGCCAGGCCATGAGACAGCTGCACCCAGAGGCCATTGCAGCCATCCAGAGCAAGGCGCTTTTTAGCAAGGCTGAGGAACAGTTGCTGAGCAAAGTGGGATCGGTAAGGCTGAGGGCTAGTAAGGCTAGAGGGTAGTGCAGGAACCAGTCACCTGGAAAACTGACTGCAGGGAGGCTGTACTGCCTGGGGATTTACCCTGCAGACACGTACACCTGCGGGGCCTCTGGACCGGGTCCTCTGGGAGAGCCAAGCCTGGCTCCTGGCAGGCAGGAgctgtcactttttccatctcCTGATGGGGACTGGGGTAGGGGGCACAGATGGTGAGGCAGGGGCGGGACAAGGAAACCCCGATGCCCAGAGCATACTTCCTGCCCTGCAGACCAGCCAGCCCACCCTGGAGACCTTCCAGGACCTGCTGCACAGACACCCTGATGCCTTCTACCTGGCCCGTACTGCCAAGGCTCTGCAGGCCCACTGGCAGCTCATGAAGCAGTATTACCTGTTGGAGGACCAGACAGGTAACTGGGCCCAGGATCTGGCAGAGTGGGGGTGCGTATGTATGAGTGTGGAGGGGGCTGGATGCAGTTGCTCTTAAGTGCCTTGTAACAAATCCTCAGTGGTTCCCAGGGTCCTGTTCACCTCTTTTTTGCAGCAAAAACCACTTCCTTCCAGAGGGAGGGAGCATGGCTGGAATGGTCTTGATGGTAAAGGTAGCCAGAATTGCCTAGAATCCTGAGCAGAAAGACTGAACAGCAGGGTCTTCTGCTTCTCGATTAGCCTGCTTTTTTGACATGTTTGACAATTACATAAATAACAcgttaatattttctttataagtaACTTTCAAACTTTAGTAAAATGCaaaagtttttcagtgctcaccctcccccctttccctccctggaGATAAAGACCATTTTCTCTAAgcctttctgtcctttctctctctccactttcCTCCCACCAGGCTGTGGGGCTGCCTTCAGGCCACTCAGAAATCCCTGCGGGGGCTTCACACCCAGGTcacctgtctttctctttcccagGGGTCAGAATGCTCTCCAATTCCTCTCTTCCCTTGCCAACAAGATGCTCACTCTCCTAATGAGTGTTAGGAAAGTGGTCCGATTAGATGGGAAGAAACTCTTCAGTTAGTTTTAAGATTCAGGGTCAGACCTGCATAGTCCGAGCACACTTTACTCTCGCTTCTCAAGTACTGTTGCATGTTGGCTGCCGTGTAGTGGTTCACACTGATCTGAAAGTCAAGCCGTGGTTCTGCCCTTCACCTTACTCGCTAGGTTTTGTAGCTTCTGGATAATAAAAGATTCCTAGCAGAGAAttttggagagggcaatggcaatccactccagtattcttgcctggaaaatctcatgggcggaggagcctggtgggctgcagtccatgggatcgcgaagagtcagacatgactgagcgacttcacttttacttttcactttcatgcattggagagggaaatggcaacccactccagtgttcttgcctggagaatccctcggacgggggagcctggtgggctgccatctatggggtcgcacagagtcgaacacgactgaagtgacttagcagcagcagaggatttTAGGAAATCTTGTCGGGGAGGCCCCATCTTCTCTTCCTGAGGATCTCTGAATTTAGTGTGCAGTGTGCCTCCTTTATTCCTGCAGCTTCCAGATCTCTGCTGCTCGCCCAGGCTCAGCTGTCACTGACGTCCCACAGAGAGAGCAGACACTGGATAAAGTTGATTTTTGCTGCCACAGCTAGCTCCTTTGTCACTCTTTTGAAAGTTATCTGTGTAAATTTGCTAACGTAAAGGTATAACTTTGCAAGAGTCATGTTGTGTGGGTATCTGATTTCTTGGCTATTTGGTGCTTGGAGTCTCTAGCAACAGGGAGCATACACTGCTCACTTTTCAAGTCAGCTGGATGTTAGGGTCGTAGGATTCAGGCAGCTGTGGTGGGGTGACTGTCCCAGCCCCATCTCCCGCCCAGTCTGGACTAAGGTGACGGCGGCGGGGGGGGGAGGCAGTAGTGA includes these proteins:
- the MCRS1 gene encoding microspherule protein 1 isoform X1 yields the protein MATPLYLRSRGEPEGIAQPLVRRPGSRRTSRKPALALRLLPSPRRKCWNWQPRNDSQGLLDSSLMASGTASRSEDEESLAGQKRASSQALGTIPKRRSSSRFIKRKKFDDELVESSLAKSSTRAKGASGVEPGRCSGSEPSSSEKKKVSKTPSTPVPPSPASAPGLTKRVKKSKQPLQVTKDLGRWKPADDLLLINAVLQTNDLTSVHLGVKFSCRFTLREVQERWYALLYDPVISKLACQAMRQLHPEAIAAIQSKALFSKAEEQLLSKVGSTSQPTLETFQDLLHRHPDAFYLARTAKALQAHWQLMKQYYLLEDQTVQPLPKGDQVLNFSDAEDLIDDSKLKDMRDEVLEHELTVADRRQKREIRQLEQELHKWQVLVDSITGMSSPDFDNQTLAVLRGRMVRYLMRSREITLGRATKDNQIDVDLSLEGPAWKISRKQGVIKLKNNGDFFIANEGRRPIYIDGRPVLCGSKWRLSNNSVVEIASLRFVFLINQDLIALIRAEAAKITPQ
- the MCRS1 gene encoding microspherule protein 1 isoform X2; translated protein: MDKDSQGLLDSSLMASGTASRSEDEESLAGQKRASSQALGTIPKRRSSSRFIKRKKFDDELVESSLAKSSTRAKGASGVEPGRCSGSEPSSSEKKKVSKTPSTPVPPSPASAPGLTKRVKKSKQPLQVTKDLGRWKPADDLLLINAVLQTNDLTSVHLGVKFSCRFTLREVQERWYALLYDPVISKLACQAMRQLHPEAIAAIQSKALFSKAEEQLLSKVGSTSQPTLETFQDLLHRHPDAFYLARTAKALQAHWQLMKQYYLLEDQTVQPLPKGDQVLNFSDAEDLIDDSKLKDMRDEVLEHELTVADRRQKREIRQLEQELHKWQVLVDSITGMSSPDFDNQTLAVLRGRMVRYLMRSREITLGRATKDNQIDVDLSLEGPAWKISRKQGVIKLKNNGDFFIANEGRRPIYIDGRPVLCGSKWRLSNNSVVEIASLRFVFLINQDLIALIRAEAAKITPQ
- the MCRS1 gene encoding microspherule protein 1 isoform X3; this translates as MASGTASRSEDEESLAGQKRASSQALGTIPKRRSSSRFIKRKKFDDELVESSLAKSSTRAKGASGVEPGRCSGSEPSSSEKKKVSKTPSTPVPPSPASAPGLTKRVKKSKQPLQVTKDLGRWKPADDLLLINAVLQTNDLTSVHLGVKFSCRFTLREVQERWYALLYDPVISKLACQAMRQLHPEAIAAIQSKALFSKAEEQLLSKVGSTSQPTLETFQDLLHRHPDAFYLARTAKALQAHWQLMKQYYLLEDQTVQPLPKGDQVLNFSDAEDLIDDSKLKDMRDEVLEHELTVADRRQKREIRQLEQELHKWQVLVDSITGMSSPDFDNQTLAVLRGRMVRYLMRSREITLGRATKDNQIDVDLSLEGPAWKISRKQGVIKLKNNGDFFIANEGRRPIYIDGRPVLCGSKWRLSNNSVVEIASLRFVFLINQDLIALIRAEAAKITPQ